The Methanooceanicella nereidis genome window below encodes:
- a CDS encoding LuxE/PaaK family acyltransferase produces MFDQSLIEGLVSQNNYYRDQKEVRELRNKAIRMSHKHHFENNAFYRKFCKAKGITEEVSPKDFHDLLVPDGVFKSYELENPEKEPLKFKKWVDGIASIKTDFIPKKTNSLEEMLEEYDRNGMFLGYSSGTSGKLTFLPRDGFTRSMIVRSYVEAVDATVKINKGKDHFVLGIPGKTFLQVGFNGRTTAEDLSPGNIFFAMKELKSDIVRIRMRGPRSPKEYAMNELIKRMMPGMENNAVSGLAGELLKRKNERVIFMAPPFLIVNTARYVLDNGLDAKLSQDSILASTGGFKGRKVTSRDDMNRLIKEAFGVDENRYIDLYGMTESNSIMVECMEGNNKHIPPWMEVVLFDDHMEPIEPKGKVTGYYGFLEASSRSFPGFIMTGDKITVDYDGCSACDKKTPVVSGIGRAPLTEGRGCAGVLSKTVGGA; encoded by the coding sequence ATGTTCGACCAGTCGCTTATCGAAGGACTAGTGTCTCAAAATAATTATTACAGGGACCAGAAAGAGGTACGGGAATTGCGAAATAAGGCGATCCGGATGTCCCACAAGCATCATTTTGAGAACAATGCTTTTTACAGAAAGTTCTGTAAAGCAAAAGGGATCACAGAAGAAGTTTCGCCAAAAGATTTTCATGACCTGCTCGTACCTGACGGCGTCTTTAAGTCCTATGAGCTGGAAAATCCTGAGAAAGAGCCTTTAAAGTTCAAGAAATGGGTCGACGGCATTGCCTCTATAAAAACCGATTTTATCCCTAAAAAGACAAATAGCCTTGAAGAGATGCTGGAAGAGTACGACAGGAACGGGATGTTCCTCGGATATAGCAGCGGAACTTCGGGAAAACTGACATTCCTCCCCAGGGATGGATTTACCAGGTCAATGATAGTAAGGTCGTACGTCGAAGCCGTTGACGCTACGGTCAAGATCAATAAGGGAAAGGACCATTTTGTGCTCGGTATACCCGGAAAGACTTTCCTTCAGGTCGGGTTCAACGGGCGTACTACGGCAGAGGACCTTTCCCCCGGTAATATTTTTTTTGCGATGAAAGAGCTAAAGTCGGACATCGTTAGGATAAGGATGAGAGGCCCCCGAAGTCCGAAAGAATATGCGATGAACGAATTGATAAAAAGGATGATGCCGGGAATGGAAAATAATGCGGTGAGCGGTCTTGCCGGCGAGCTTTTAAAGAGAAAAAACGAACGCGTAATATTCATGGCACCGCCATTCCTGATAGTCAATACGGCTAGATACGTCCTCGATAACGGCCTTGACGCAAAATTATCCCAGGACAGCATACTGGCGTCTACAGGAGGATTCAAGGGCAGAAAGGTCACGAGCAGGGACGATATGAACAGGCTCATTAAAGAGGCCTTTGGCGTGGATGAGAACCGCTATATTGACCTCTATGGCATGACCGAGTCCAATTCCATCATGGTCGAATGTATGGAAGGGAATAACAAACACATTCCACCATGGATGGAAGTCGTACTATTTGACGATCATATGGAGCCCATAGAGCCGAAGGGTAAAGTTACCGGCTATTATGGTTTCCTGGAAGCTTCCAGCAGGTCTTTCCCCGGGTTCATAATGACAGGGGATAAGATAACGGTGGACTATGACGGATGCAGCGCATGTGATAAGAAGACTCCAGTGGTCTCCGGTATCGGAAGGGCGCCGTTGACGGAAGGCAGAGGGTGTGCAGGGGTCCTGTCAAAGACGGTGGGTGGCGCATAA
- a CDS encoding lamin tail domain-containing protein: MSVTKKSPVRKYHCFRQLIMVFITLVLLATLCFNILGAAQDNANVYISSVCFNAPGNDITNLNGEWVRIVNTGKEPIPMEGWKLSDQGEKHVYAFPPFTIGPETTITVYTGKGQDSDRELFMGFSEPVWNNDGDIATLKDNSGSIISRYDDISGLPAVSPLSIQATPAASPAAIDMQAPLSELSVHFIDVGQSESILLISGDWTMLIDGGTIDQGEKVSGYLKSHGVKDIDVLVATHPHSDHIGGLIQVMNEFPVKMVLDSGQIHTTRTYEQFLTLIDQKDIPYVQAERGQKYIFGQNLEVEVLNPPSTYIADDLNENSVVLKVTFGNVKFLFTGDAGFDAEKNMAASGVSLDSDVLKVAHHGSAYATGEAFLSKVTPAVSVIEVGENNYGHPSQETLDRLNAAGSNVYRTDLNGDIVITTDGTTYKVTDESGASTIFSTVPGEPSPVTPSPLTERIPGLDRLVYIIVLAALIILAILVIYWILPKKRRKRRK; this comes from the coding sequence ATGAGCGTGACGAAAAAATCGCCTGTCCGTAAATATCATTGCTTCAGGCAGTTGATCATGGTGTTCATCACCCTGGTCCTGTTAGCTACTTTATGTTTTAATATTTTAGGCGCGGCCCAAGATAACGCCAATGTCTACATAAGCTCAGTATGTTTTAACGCTCCCGGGAACGATATTACGAACCTTAACGGCGAATGGGTAAGGATCGTTAATACGGGTAAAGAACCCATACCGATGGAAGGCTGGAAACTGTCCGACCAGGGAGAAAAGCATGTATACGCTTTTCCACCGTTTACGATAGGCCCTGAGACCACTATAACGGTCTATACGGGAAAAGGTCAGGATAGTGATCGCGAGCTATTCATGGGCTTTAGCGAGCCTGTCTGGAACAATGACGGCGATATCGCTACTCTGAAGGATAATTCTGGCAGCATCATCTCCCGTTATGATGATATTTCCGGCCTGCCTGCCGTGAGCCCGCTGTCTATACAGGCCACTCCGGCGGCATCACCTGCTGCAATAGATATGCAGGCTCCGCTATCGGAATTGTCAGTCCATTTCATCGATGTCGGGCAGAGCGAATCGATATTACTTATTTCGGGCGACTGGACAATGCTTATAGACGGCGGCACAATCGACCAGGGTGAAAAAGTATCTGGCTATCTAAAAAGCCATGGCGTAAAAGATATTGACGTCCTTGTGGCCACTCACCCTCATTCGGACCATATCGGCGGCCTCATACAGGTGATGAATGAGTTTCCCGTAAAAATGGTACTCGATAGCGGACAGATACATACGACAAGGACATATGAGCAATTCCTGACACTCATAGACCAAAAGGACATTCCTTATGTACAGGCTGAAAGAGGCCAAAAGTACATATTCGGGCAAAACCTGGAAGTCGAGGTCCTGAACCCGCCGTCGACATATATTGCCGATGACCTTAACGAGAATTCCGTAGTGCTAAAAGTGACGTTCGGGAACGTTAAGTTCTTGTTCACCGGGGATGCGGGCTTCGACGCTGAAAAGAACATGGCGGCATCCGGTGTCAGCCTCGATAGCGACGTTTTAAAGGTCGCGCATCATGGAAGCGCTTATGCTACCGGCGAGGCATTCCTTTCTAAAGTAACGCCTGCCGTCAGCGTCATCGAGGTCGGCGAGAATAATTATGGCCATCCCTCGCAGGAGACTCTTGACAGGCTGAATGCGGCAGGATCCAATGTGTACAGGACAGATCTTAATGGCGACATCGTCATCACGACGGACGGCACGACCTATAAGGTCACTGATGAGTCCGGCGCTTCAACGATTTTCAGCACTGTTCCGGGAGAGCCTTCTCCTGTAACGCCTTCGCCTCTGACAGAGCGCATTCCGGGACTTGATAGGCTGGTATACATTATCGTGTTAGCGGCCTTGATAATACTGGCCATACTGGTCATCTACTGGATACTGCCCAAAAAGAGACGTAAGAGAAGAAAATGA